The Microcaecilia unicolor chromosome 3, aMicUni1.1, whole genome shotgun sequence nucleotide sequence agagaaatatGAATGTaccattggggagggtgggagagggcagcAGAGAAATGCGAGTGTGCCGTGAAGACGGCTGAAAGGAGGGGCAGAGAAATGTGAATGTGGCATTGGGGAGGCTGGAGCTTGAAgagagaaataggaggaaatttcagGCCTTATAATGGGGAAATTCTGTAcaaaaatgctacaaataaacacTGCAGAATATTTCCACAGGAGTAGGTAGTAGATGATATGGATGAGCAGATTAGGTAGGCTACGTGGTCTCGATCGGCATTCATTTTTTCtgttgttatatgaatgttctttcGTGCTATTATGGTAACATTCGTATTCTACTGAATTTATCATATGTCTGTTGTATGATAGTTTTACACTGCTGTTAACTGTTTATATTTCTCATATTGTTTTGAGTTAGTCTTATTAGTAGGATTcaatttgcttatttatttatcacatttgtatcccaccttttccccactgatagcaggctcaaagtggcttacaaaaatattgtagtaagttacaatgcaagaagtacaatttttcaaatttagcagaataagaaaaataacaaacaacgatgggtattgaagtaggatataagtaacaattaatcagtagtaaatatgaaagataagctgtaattagagtctattggatggatcttataatagtaagggataattctgattatgttgaacctggggaatatgccttcttgaacaatactgttttcaatgatttcctaaagtttagatagttctgggtagtttttgttaatttgggtaaggcgttccacatttgagtgccaatgtaagtgaagtttgaggcgtaaattgatttatactttaagccattgcagtctgggtaatgtaagttcaGATAAGATCGCGATGAACTGGTtctgtttctaggtggtaaatcAACCAATTCAAGCATGTATTCTGGTACCTCTTTAAGTTTACATCACTGATTGTATGTCTGTTTATATTTGctcattttactactgttatgctgttaacaaatttGTAAGTCTTATGTTAAACAGCTGAAcaatgccttgagtgaatctcttcataaaggcggttaataaatcccaataaattacatcacttttccttcttttttttttccagcacatGAAATCCCCCTCTGTGTCCTCTTTGGATCAGGTGGGGCTGTCACCCCCAGGCCCAGCACCGCCCCTGCCACCCACCTCGTTGGCCCCAGCACCAGCTTTTGTGAAGGGACATCGCCGATCCGCATCTTGTGgctctgccttcccatctccgcaGGGGCCCGCCTCCTCCACCTCCCAGGACAAGGGACGTGAGTGCCGCATTATCCGCGTACGCATGGACCTGGAGAACGGGAACATGTACAAAAGCATTCTGGTGAGTATTTCCTCCGCGAGGAAAATGTAGACATGATATGTCTGGGAAGTATGTGGAGTGGGGGAAACCGCAGCCTGTcagattttcagtatatccacaatgcaaataaatgagatagatttgcataccaaggaggtagtgtatgcaaatcaatctcatgcatatccattatagatatcctgaatacctgactggcagAACATATTTGGGAACCCCTGGtctaatatgttactgtgtttCCAGCTGTATATtataactaaaaaaataaaatatattactctGATATGGGTGATACAGGTTTGTGGCTGTGACTGTGGCGAACTTGTCTTTTGGCATACACAGGTGACGAGTCAGGATAAAACGCCAGCTGTGATTGCAAAGGTGTTGGAGAAACACAATCAGGACCTGCAGGAAGCTTCTAACTATGAGCTGGTACAGCTCATGCCCGATGACAAGGGTAAGGAGGAGACAATCCGTCAATATCTTAATAGCTGCGAAAAAGGAAGGCTATCCTTAAGAGCCTTTGGATGACAACTGGAATAGTCCAAAAAAGTGTTTACGATATACCATGGTGTCAAGCTTATCATGCTTCTTCTCTACCTTCACATCTAAGTATGTTATTTCCATTTCGTCACACTGAACAGTGAATTTAATTCTTGGGTGGCACACATTCAAATAATGGACACAAAGAGGAAATCACGAAGTCTTTATTAATAGCTAAATAACAAccagacacggccgtgtttcggcatcaaagcctgcatcaggggtcaaacaaatctcttGTGTTGTCACTGAGTAATGAACCAAAAGAAACATTACTCAACTCGTCCTCGCTCTTTGTGTCCATTGCTTTTGCTGTAAGTGAGGATTCCCTTCCTCGCTTTGTGTTTTTCTGACACATTCAAATAATCCACAAACTGAGCGAGTACAATTCTATCCCCTTGCCATAAAACGAACCCACATTTTGATGTTCTTATTAAGCAGAGAAAAGCTCGCTGCAAATCAATGGGAATggaatttaatttttaaaaaatcttacaGATTAAATTGATGATCCCTCTTTCCCTCTACAGAACTCTGCATTCCCCGCACTGCCAACGTCTTCTATGCTATGAGTGCCTCCAGTCTGGACTTTCTCTTACGGAAAAAAGGCATCAACATCACCGAGCCATCTCCGTCACACCCAACCCCTGTGCGGCACCGGAGCGAGCCAAGCGCCACCTTCCCCAAAATCAAATCCCGAGGTCTGCGCCTAGCCCGAGCCCTCTTCTGAGATTAGTGCGATTGCTGAAAACTAAAATGCTGTGCAAAAGTAGCGACGGATACCGGGGTCTTAATTTTTCTAGCACCAACTCTTGAGGCTCAACTACAGCTGTGAAAGCTGCATACGAGCTGAGAATCCAAATTTTGGATCCTAGAGAAGCTCTGGTGGAAATGTAAAGCATCTTGACTCCCTGGAGCCCAAAGTGCTTTCTATGGCTCCAGCACAGGCTTTAGAGCCTATGAATGGGCCATTTCACTCAAGCAAAGCTCTggaccttcatttaaaaaaatgactcCAAGGAACTATACCATGTACCAACAAGGAGGAGGAATATGCACCTTGTTCAGAGGACATGGAGGCCAGAATGAAATAAGGGGGAGGAATATTGTGTGGGCACTTGTTCTAGAGTTGTGGGGGTAGAAGTGTACCAGCCTTTTGCTTCCTGTTGAACTCAGGAAGCAGTTGTGTTGAACTGAGTCTCTGTGGGTAACACAGGGCATTAAAGGCCTCAGCCTACCCTGACTGGCAGCGTGATAGTGGAGGTGTGCGGGGATGTGCAGCTCACTCCCTGGCAACTTTgtacaaaataatatatatattttcaatataacttttatatatatataaaataagcgTTTTCTAATTGTTAGGTGGCCTTGTGGGAATCGTGGGAGATTTATCTGTCAATGTTCCTTtttagtagggggggggggggggcgcaagggtTTAGGCCTCATGCAGGGCGGAAACACAGATCCAGGTGTAAATTCTGTTACTGGGACAGTCCTCAGCACCAAGCCTGAGGCGTGATGAACTAACACTATGAATAAAACACTATGAGAGAACTAGAGATGGGCTGTGTTATGTGTAATGATTTCAGAATGTGTTGTTACCCGATATCCCCATTCCTCTGCCCCTTCCTATTCCTCCTCAGTGCACATGCAGGGTTCCAGAGACCTGCTCTTCTATACATTTTTTCACCTCTTTCCATCAATGCAGTGACTGGTGTGTTACTGGCCTTTTAGTGAAGGATGTCAAAGTCCCCACAAAATCACCCAGCCAAGGAGTCATATCGTAATAACAGCTGCTCTTTAATGTGATAAACAAACACAGAAAAGCAATCCCCCTTCCCAAAAATAGCTCCCCGGTCCCATCTCCATCATATCCTCAGCCCCCCGCTGTGGTGTGAGGCTCCGGTGACAGGGCAGGCAGTGGCCGACACTCTTCAGGCCTTCACAGCGGTCTTGGCCTGTGCTTTCTGAAAGTCCTGCTGCAGCTTTGTCAGTGAGTCTCGATGTTCCTCCGCCTTTTTCTCTAGATCTTTCATCTGCGTTTCATAGCGCTTTCTGTGAACCGACAAGCCGTGACAAGGTGTAGGGAAAGACAAGAGTAGAAGACAACACAATTTAATAAATACGTATGAAAAAAACTCCAAGAACCTAGCATTCGACATAAATAAAGGGCACTCGATTATATTTATAAAATCTCTCAGATTTTATATCACCGTTTTATGAAACCTCTAAACTGtgtacaacaaaataaaacaataaattaagataaaaaatttaaaaataaacagtaCATAAGAAATAAAACCAACTGCAGCAACGGAAGTGTGCCTTTTTTTAACTCTTAAAAcaaccaaaacaaagaaaaattattttaaatgtttatattattttattgtctGCCTTGTTTTTtaagattgtaaactgctttgatgggcTTTTTAGTTTGGAGGGTGattaaataagtttttttttcttttttaaataaataagtgccctgtttactaaggcacgttagcattttcaacgcgcctacaattagcgcatgtggtaaccgtgtaggcgcctatagggatactgtaggcacgtacacggttactggatggaccatgcaggtctttttctgctgtcacctactacgttactatgggTGTTTTATGTCAACCTGATGGCTGCAGACAAGACCCTCTCTCCCAGAGAAAACAAAACTTTCTGAGCACGTGCTCCCTTCCCCTGCAACCgacatcccttcttcctcagtttgacCTATAGCTAAGAGCAACTTCAACTGTGATGGGAGGTGAGTATGGCCAATTTAttgggaattgggacttgatataccgcctttctgaggtttttgcaactacattcaaagcggtttacatatattcaggtacttattttgtaccaggggcaatggagggttaagtgacttgcccagagtcacaaggagctgcagtgggaactgaactcagttccccaggatcaaagtccactgccactaaccactaggctactcctccactagcaacattccatgtagaagcccgcctttgcagatcagcaatgcggccgtgcaggcttctgtttctgtgagtatgacgtcctgcacatacgtggaatagcaacattccatgtagaatctcaaatagtaggaacagaatctcaatagtagcaacattccatttagaatctccaatagtagcaacattccatgtagaatctcaaatagggaaggggaaatgggacttgatataccgcctgaggtttttgcaactacattcaaagcggtttacatatattcaggtacttatttttgtagcaggggtaatggagggttaagtgactagcccagagtcacaaggagctgcagtgggaatcgaactcagttccccaggatcaaagtccactgcactaaccactaggctactcctccactcctgctgtCCGCGGAAAACCATCGTTACAGTTCTTGTCCTCCATAACTGGTAAGCGGTACACATCTTCTCATTTCTTAGCGCAGCTTCCAAACCTTTGACCACTGATCCTATTTAACTTCTTCACCCTTCCTGTTACAGAGATTTGCACCTTCTGCAGACAGCTAGATGTGACCGTCTCTGGGAAAATGTGGCTAAAGTGACCAGAAAAGCCTGGAGTTCATTTTTACTACGCATGAGGTTAGAAATATTGTAGATTAGATAAACTAGAGAACCTTTTagaaaactgtgggaaaaagtggccttCGTGTGTGCTTACATGGGGTCATTCCCGCATgctaaaggccatttttaccacatgggtAAAATGGTCACACGCTAATTTTTCCACTATTGCGTGAACCCCTATTCTGTAGACGTttaggtctcacgtgttaattgCTTACTGCAtggctgattagcacagaacatgcctactctctgcctcccaccccccccccaaaaaaaaaaaaaataatttttttttttttagtgcgtaGGACGTGTGCGCCGATGCCAAAATtgttgcaggatgcctgagtgtgccccGCACGTTACTACAGAACTTAGTAACTCAATTCTGATCTGGACTCATGACGTGAAAAAAAATCAGCCACTCTTAATATTTGAGATCCGCGACTTTAGTCATGTTTTTCCCAGAGATGATCACTCGGGAAAGGAGAGGAATCCACCCTAGCACTGAGCACCAATCATTTGAGTCCATTTGCCATCTCGTCACTCATCTTGTATTTCATCCTATCCACTCTCATACTGGTAGCCGGCTTACCAGTCTTCAGTGCAGAAGGACATCAAAAGTCTTACTGAACTCCAGATAGGCAACCTTTGAAACTCAGTAGGAAATGTAATTTGCATAACCTGTACTTTCACACCTCCTCCTCAGTCTCCCTCATGCCACTTTCACTTCTTCAAACTGTTGTTTCcagtcctccccacccccacaccgtTGATCACTGACCTAGCACAGAAGTGCGGGGGCATTACCCGGGCCCACCGAGAAACTGAGCTGGGCCTGAGGCAAGGCCACCtctgccattcccccccccccacccccaggaccACCGTTTAGCCAGACTTAAAAAACTGGGAAGggtggagcccaaagtgtgtgtgtggggtggggaggcacattttgccccacctccctgccccctgccgctactccacataccttggctggcaggggtccccaagccccgccagcagaagctttcctccaGCTCTCCtctccaccgcattgcctgccctggctGCTTTTTCCCTCATGTCGTGCATGCTCAGCACATGCAACGTGAGGGgtaaagcagccacagggcaggcaatgtgctggagaacagcgctggaggaaggcttctgcttgcAGGGCCCCTCCCCAGCCACTAAGAGGGACCCAGCACTCGCTcgtgctcctgtcgggatgcgatcacccgggtcccatcaggagcaggagagagacagaccccggcgcTGGACCCCACCTTGGAAGTCAggtccgggagggggggggggggggggaatcctgctcctcccctctcggcggccctggcactACCCTGTAGAACAGAACCAGCAGGAAGGCTGTACCGAGCTGACAAGTGCTCACAATCCCTGCAGCGGCCCCACCTCCACTTCTCTCTTCAACCAGGAAACCTGCAAGAGGAGGGGTGGGCTCTGCTACAGGGGCTGTGTTCCATAAAAGAAACAGCACGGGCGGCTCAAGAAAACCACCTGCAGGTTATGAGCATGACAGATGTACCCATACAGCGGAGGGAGACATATTTACACCTCTGGTCAACCTCATCAAAGAGCTAAGTAAGTGCCTAAGGGTGAGGGGGGGGCATGTATGTACAGATGAACATATGGGATCAACACAAGAACATGTACACGGTgtccggaaaaaaaaaaacaggatcacttacaaaatgttttgcaattctttaaacatttaggggtccttttactaagatgctccGAATAATTgcgttttgggcgcgtgcagaattatttttcagcgcgcctacaaaagaaatgcctatttttaaaaactttttgccgaaaacggacgtgcagcaaaatgaaaattgctgtgcatccgttttgggtctgaggccttaccaccagccattgacctggcggtaaagtctcacgcggtaatgacTTACGCGCGCCAATTGCCACtcggcgcatgtccgatacgcgcggcagaaaataaaaattctttttcggCCGCgtgccaaaagtgaaattaccgcaagagccacgcagtaactccattttggtacgcttatgcagcttagtaaaagggctttttcttagttaattcataatttgtgttcaaagtgccCTCCTTCAACTGTAACATTCACCAAGTCTTCCACACCACTGCactgttggctcaatgaattctggggtttcgtTAACTAACAGCTCAACTGTCTTGTGAGCTCGATGCGCTGGAGCTCCATCATGTTGAAAAATAATGTACTTAGAAATGTCTCAAACTTCAGGCAGACGTTTCTGCGGCAGTACTTTTtgaggttatttggaaaaatgttggggaaGTCTCATTTTTTTCTGGACACCGTATATATGCACAAAAATAGCTGATGTGATTCATGActcacatttccccaccaatgtAGTCTAGACGTTTGCTCACTGTTCCTTTAGCTTCTTCCAAGTCCTGACCCACTAGCACAGGCCCGATCAACTTGAAAACTTTGTTGGAAGCATCGAGTAATTCCAGTTCCTGCGGGAGGTCAAAGGATACATCAGGACCAGGAGCTCTCCAAGACGATAACTAGAAATGTGCATTCACTAGCTCGCGTTCGGTTTGTTTTGCATGCACTAACATTTTTTAGGCAAGCATGTATAAATACAAAATGAGGACGGTGGCACAAAATCCCCAAATTTTCAAATATCAATTCCACTGTATAGAAAATATCAAAATATTATCAAGGATAGGAAAGAAGCCTCAGAGAAAATCTCGGGTAGCCTGCAGCATAGACGCTGTAGCTCCCATTTTTCAGTCACTGGCTTCAAGAAAACCTCCcttccattttcatttttttcaaaaacatgCAGCAAACAAAGTTATTAATTTCTTAAATCATGGCACAaaatctctcttcctttctttttggCAAAACCACCAGTAAACATGTCCAAGTTTCTTAAAGTTCCTGTATTTCGTTCCTGCAGTTTTAAGCACAACTCTGACGCGGACAGCGTTTCGTGCCTCACATGCCGCTGCGTCAGGGATCTTTATATCGTGCTGCTTATAATTCTACAGAACATAGCTTCAAACTGGTCTACTGGTTTTCTTGAAGCCAGTGACTGAAAAATGGGAGCTACAGCTTCTATCCTACAGGCTACCTGAGATTTTCTCCGAGGCTTCTTTCCTACCCTTGAAAATATTTTCATTACAAATGAATGCACGTGCAATCAATTTGTTTGCTTAAGAAGATCTAGTGTGCATATAAGGCATGCCAAAAGAACAGATGTGTAAAATGTGCCAAAACACATTTGAATAATCTGGAAAAATGCGGGAAATCTGAATAAACTGAATATTTTTGACTGCACATCCCTAATTACATCCTCAGCTGACCACTTTTCCCCACTTGGTCTACATGTGGAGcaagcctctctctctttctctctcccccttccttcctacccCCAGTATCCCAGAGCTAGTTGAGACCTTTCTAggttcacattctctctctgtatatCACACCAGGATAAGATCCTTCtggtccccctctctctctctgaatctCACAGCGGAGCTGCTTCACTATTAGCCCCAGAAGacacttttttctttcttctctttcacTGTACCGATTCACAAGACTTCTACACTAGAAACCACACAGTAGCGTAATACAAACAGACACCTCACAAAATAAGGAACAAAAAATTAGAAACAGGAAactccaagaagccagactctgcatgcactatatctcaaaaaaagatatagtggaattagaaaaggtgcagagaaaggtgacaaaaatgataaaggggatgggacgacttccttatgaggaaaggctaaagcagctagggctcttcagcttggagaaaagacagctgaggggagatatgatagaggtctataaaatgagtggagtggaacgggtagacatgaagcatctgtttactctttccaaaaatactaggaataggaggCATTtaatgaagctaaaaagtagtaaatttaaaacgaatcggagaaaatgtttcttcactcaacgtgtaattgaacgctggaattcgttgccagagaatgtggtaaaggcggttagcttagcggggtttaaaaaaaggtttggacggtttcctaaaggaaaagtccatagacaattattaaaatggacagtacaaaacattttatgctgcttatcaagcagtggattttccttgttttgggatcttgccaggtacttgtgacctggattggccactgttggaaacaggatgctgggcttgatggacctttggtctgtcccagtatttttattacatttgtaccccacgctttcccactcatggcaggctcaatgcggcgggcaatggagggttacgtgacttgcccagagtcacaaggagctgcctgtgccgggaatcgaactcagttcctcagttccccaggaccaaagtccaccaccctaaccactaggccactcctccttgtgTAATTATTATACTGGAGCAGCAGACACGGGGCTGCATTTCCTCCAGTACTGGGTAAAATACACAACAAGGATGCACACTTCCCAAAGCTGCTAAAGAATGAGTAGGAGAAACTTTCTGATCCTGGGAGGAAAAGAAGAAACGGCAGCTGAAACAATAAAATTGGTCAGAATGAGATGATACTGAGCACCAGAACCCAGAATTGTCCCAGTtatgttttttctgtattttgtgaTTCGTTGTTTTTTACCACTTAACATTTCACTCCGGTAATCACAGTCACATTGCCAGACCAAGGAATTATCTGGTATCTGAAGCCTGCCTTGTAATCCCTGTAGTCCTGCTGAACTGtaaccaccctcccctcccgccaaCCCATTTTCATCTATGTAGTCAGTCTTGATTTTCTGCTTTTCCTTCTAACCTTGATGCACATCATAATCATATAATAAGGTACAACTAtacaataaaaatcacaaaacatcatAGAGTTTATAAAACAATAATATATAGAATCAATAATCAATCCAGCACAAAACAGTAATCAATTCAGCCAAACACTTAATGCTGGCCAAATACTTATTGAAATAGCCaagctttgattttttttgagagcataacataattttacctttttcagGACTGTGTACACACTCAGCACTATATAAAAAGTAATATATTAATGATAGGCCTATGACTTTTATAAGAACGGGATTTAGTAATCCAAATTCCCTCTGTGTGAACTCGGTAAGTATATTTCAGAGCTTTATGTACCCTTCCTTTTGTAATGCGTGTGTCTACATTAGAAGTATGGTTTTCCCAGTGAAGTAATATTTCACATTTCAGTTTTATTTGCTATACCGCAAATCA carries:
- the PFDN6 gene encoding prefoldin subunit 6 translates to MAEQIQKKLQGEVEKYQQLQKDLSKCMSARQKLEAQLTENNIVKEELELLDASNKVFKLIGPVLVGQDLEEAKGTVSKRLDYIGGEIKRYETQMKDLEKKAEEHRDSLTKLQQDFQKAQAKTAVKA